The Candidatus Coatesbacteria bacterium genome has a segment encoding these proteins:
- the pilO gene encoding type 4a pilus biogenesis protein PilO, with protein MAKRRFKDPVTQKAVLVYLLAVLAGYLLLHYGVLKQYGRADEIAAATAQKRLELAEQLEAGQRAGELQQQISDLNNVIENLRSSLPAPLSEDELVRSLGRAASAAGIQGNIESIQRKGTTTENEVTITEREIGFVTGYHEFARFVANLSSYLPQVEIRELTLTGLAGATPGRTLTGSLLLAVYSSSLARPEAAELTPGDVEELTETETPSYRDLGRRDPFLPPGPQPGEMPTAAQANLANLYYRGMFSVDGVPTALVEDAAGVGYSIKVGERIAGGQVVEITPQELVISAPGWGRRVLRVQSGPAAGTVE; from the coding sequence ATGGCCAAACGGCGCTTCAAAGACCCGGTGACCCAGAAGGCGGTACTGGTCTACCTGCTGGCCGTCCTCGCCGGCTATCTGCTGCTGCACTACGGTGTGCTCAAGCAGTACGGCCGGGCCGACGAGATCGCCGCCGCCACGGCGCAGAAACGCCTCGAACTCGCGGAGCAGCTCGAGGCCGGCCAACGCGCCGGCGAGCTGCAGCAGCAGATCAGCGACCTGAACAACGTCATCGAGAACCTGCGCTCCAGCCTGCCTGCGCCGCTCTCCGAGGACGAACTCGTCCGTTCCCTGGGCCGGGCCGCCTCGGCCGCCGGCATCCAGGGCAACATCGAGTCCATCCAACGTAAGGGTACGACCACGGAGAACGAGGTCACCATCACCGAGCGCGAGATCGGCTTCGTCACCGGCTACCACGAGTTCGCCCGCTTCGTCGCCAATCTGTCGAGCTACCTGCCCCAGGTCGAGATTCGCGAGCTGACCCTGACCGGTCTGGCCGGGGCGACGCCGGGACGGACCCTGACCGGCAGCCTGCTGCTGGCCGTTTACTCCAGCAGTCTGGCCCGACCCGAAGCCGCGGAGTTGACCCCCGGCGACGTCGAAGAACTCACCGAGACCGAGACGCCGAGCTACCGCGACCTGGGTCGGCGGGACCCCTTCCTGCCGCCGGGACCCCAGCCCGGTGAGATGCCCACCGCCGCCCAGGCCAACCTGGCCAACCTCTACTACCGCGGGATGTTCAGCGTCGACGGCGTACCCACCGCTCTGGTCGAGGACGCCGCCGGTGTCGGCTACTCCATCAAGGTCGGCGAACGGATCGCCGGGGGCCAGGTGGTCGAGATTACACCGCAGGAGCTGGTCATCAGCGCCCCGGGTTGGGGACGGCGCGTACTGCGTGTCCAGAGCGGACCTGCGGCGGGCACTGTCGAGTAA